A window of Streptomyces broussonetiae genomic DNA:
GGCGGTTCGTACCGGGTCTGGCGCCGTGCCGACACCTACCCGGAGCAGGTCGACCGGGTGCTGGCGCGCACTCAGCTCGCGCACCGCGCCGGCACCCGCGCCGACGCCCTCTCACACGGCGAGAAACGCAAGCTCGAACTTGCTGTCCTGCTCGTCGGCGAGCCCCGGCTGATGCTGCTGGACGAGCCGATGGCGGGCGTGAGCGCCGAGGAGGTGCCTGCGCTGACCGACCTCATCCGGTCGCTGCACAAGGAGGAGGGGCGCACCGTGCTCATGGTCGAGCACCACATGGACGTGTTGCTGGATCTGGCCGATCGGCTGGCCGTGATGCATCACGGCACACTGCTGGCCCTGGACACCCCGCAGGCCGTGGTGGCCGACCCGGCCGTACAACAGGCCTACCTCGGGGAGGAGTTGTGAACCCCGCTCCGGTGCCCCTGCTGACCGTGCGCGATCTGCGGGTCGTGATCGGGGGCAAACACATCCTGCACGGCGTCGACCTGGAGGTGGCCGCCTCCGGCACCACCGCTCTGCTGGGACGCAACGGAGCGGGCAAGACGACCACCGTACGTGGCATCCTCGGCCTGGTTCCGCGCACCGGCAGCATCCTGCTGGCCGGTGCGGAGACGGTGCGTCTGGCCACCCACACCCTGGTGCGCCGGGGCATCGGCTACGCCCCCGAGGACCGCGGTGTCTTCGCCGCTCTCAGCGTGGCCGAGAACCTGCGTCTCGCCGAGCGGCCCGGCGCCGGTGAACCGGCCTACGACCTGGTGCACGAACTCTTCCCGGAGCTGAGACGACGCGCCCGGCAGGCCGCCGGAACCCTGTCCGGCGGCCAGCAGCAGATGGTCGCCATCGCCCGGACCTTGCTCAACGGCAACCGGATGATCATCGCTGACGAACCCACCAAGGGGCTGGCGCCGAAGGTGGTCACCGAGGTCACCCAGGCGCTGGAGCGTGCCGCCGAGGCGGTGCCCGTCCTGCTCGTGGAGCAGAACCTCGCCGTGGTGCGCCGCCTCGCCCGCCACTGCGTCGTCCTTGCCGACGGCCGCACCGCGCACCGGGGCCCCGCCGCCGACCTCCTCGCCGACGCGGCGGCGGCACGCCGGCTGCTCGGCGTCGGCAGCGCCGCAAAGGGTTCCGCCGACCAGTCCGTTCGCACCGCGGCGCGTCCCGCCGCCCGGACCACGGAGGCAGACTTCTGATGGCCACCGTCGTGCTGCTCACCTTCACCGGACTCGGCCTGGGCGCCCTGTACTTCCTGGTCGCCGCCGGCCTGTCGCTGATCTTCGGGCTGATGGACGTGCTCAACTTCGCCCACGGTGCCCTGTTGTCCGTGGGCGCCTACGGTGCCTGGTGGGCCGCCTCGGGCCATCTGCCCGGCGCCGGCTCCGGAGGCGCCGGATTCGCCCTCGCCGTCGTCTTCGGCACCGCGGTGGGCACGGTCGCTGCCGTGCTGCTCGAACTCGCCGTGATCCGCCCGCTCTACACCCGTCCTCGCGAGCAGATCCTCGCCACGGTGGGCGTGGGTCTGGCCGTGCCGGCGCTGCTGTCCGCGATCTGGGGATCCGACGCCCGGCCCTTCCCCGGGCCGAAGGCACTGTCCGGCACCTTCGGTCTGCTGGGCGCCGAAGTGCCGCTCGACCGCCCGGTGCTGATCGGCGCGGCCCTGGTGGTCCTGACCGCGCTCAAGCTGTTCCTGGGCCGCACCCGGCACGGACTGGTCGTGCGCGCGGGGGTGGAGGACCGGGCGATGGTCACCGCGCTCGGCATCGACGTGCGCAGGGCCTTCACTCTGGTCTTCGCCATCGGCGGCGCAGCAGCAGCCCTCGGTGGTGCCGTCGGCGGCCTCTACTTCGGCTCCGTGGACCCCCACCAGGGTACGTCGCTGCTCATCTTCGCCTTCGTGGTCGTCGTGACGGGCGGCATGGGCTCGCTCACCGGCGCCGCGCTGGCCTCGGTGGCCGTGGGCCTCGTCCAGCAGTTCGCCAACTACTACACCACCGCCGGGCTCGGCGACCTCGCTGTCGTCGTCCTGCTCGCCGCCCTGCTGCTCGTCCGGCCGCGGGGGCTCACCGGGAGGCTCGCATGACCACCGCCACCCAGCCGCGCGGCCGGGCCCGCACGGCGAACAACCCCGTCGCCACCCGTTCCGAGAGGCTGCGGCGAGCCACCCGCTGGTGGCCCGCCCTGCTGCTCGTGGTGCTCCTCACGGTGCCCTACAGCGCGTTGCCGTTGCCGGGCCTGCTCGACGGTCCGATCGGCAGCCCCGGCAACCTCCAACTGCTCGCCCTGTGCCTGCTCTTCGGGGGTCTGGCCACCGGCTACGACCTGCTGCTCGGACGTACAGGTCTGCTGTCCTTCGGGCACGCCCTCTACTTCGCCGCGGGCACCTACGTCACCAACACCGTGATGCTCGAAGCAGGACTGCCGTTCGCCGTGTCCGCGCTGTCGGGACTGCTGGCGGGCGCAGTGCTGTCCGCGCTGCTGGGCGCCGTCAGCCTCCGAGCCAGCGGCATCGGGTTCTCCATGGTGACCCTGGCCTTCGCGCAGGCCGCGTCGATCCTCGTGCAGCGCGATCCCGGAGGCGTCACCGGCGGCGAGGAAGGCAGGGCCGCGCCTGCGGACAGACTGCCGGCCTCACTGGTCGGCATCGAGCACACCGCCAACCTGTACTGGATGGCCCTGGCCTACCTCGTGGTCGTGCTGGTCGTGGTGCAGTGGGCGGTCCGCTCGCCCACCGGCCGGGTCTGGGAGGGCATCAAGGAGAACGAGCGCCGAGTGGAGGTGCTGGGGCTGCGCCCGTACGGTTTCAAACTGGTCGCCTTCGTCCTGGCCGGCACCCTGGCCGCGCTCGGCGGCATCGTCTACCTGCTGCTGACCGGCGGCGCCACCCCGCAGACGACCACCTCGGACTTCACGCTGTCCCTGCTGGTGATGGTGGTGCTGGGCGGCTCGGGGACCCGGTGGGGTCCGATGATCGGCGGCATCCTCTACACCTGGGCCGACCAACGTCTCGGCGACCTGGCCGGCTCGGGCGCGGTCGCCTCTCTGCCCTCTGTGGTCCGTGTGCCGCTCTCGCAGCCGCTGTTCCTGCTCGGCGCCCTGTTCGTCGCGGTGATATACCTGCTGCCCGGTGGCGTGGCCCGGCTCCCGGCCCGGCTGCGCACCGCCCGTACGTCCCGCGCCGCCGACCGCGAGGAGGTCCTCCAGCCATGAGCCGCACTTCACGGAACGAGGCAACCGGACATCAGGGCGCCGCCGTTGCCGGGCACGAGGAGTTCCAAGTGCCGGTGGCCGGCGGGAAGCTGGCCGTGTCGCGCTGGCCGGCCCACGACCCGGGCGCGCCGGTGGTACTGGCGCTGCACGGCATCACCGCCAACGGCCTGAGCTGGGCGCGCGTCGCCCACCACCTGGCCGGCCGGGTCACCCTGGTGGCGCCCGACCTGCGCGGCCGGGGCCGCAGCGGGTCACTGCCCGGCCCGTACGGCATTGCGGCCCACGCCGACGACATGGCCGCCGTCGTGGAGGCGCTGGGAGTGGCGCGGGTGGTGCTGACCGGCCACTCCATGGGGGCCTTCACCGCGGCCCTGACCGCGGTGCGTCATCCGGACCTGCTGACGGGCCTGCTGCTGGTGGACGGCGCCGTGGGCTTCCCCGTCCCACCCGGCCTGGATCCCGACGAACTGATCACTTCGGTGATCGGCCCGGCCATGCGGCGGCTGTCGATGACGTTCCCGGACCGGGAGGCCTACCGCGCTTTCTGGCAGCGGCATCCGGCCTTCGTCGGCTCCTGGTCGCCGTGGGTGGATGCCTACGTCCAGCGCGACCTCGTGGGGGAGGAGCCCGAACTGCGTTCCTCCTGCAGCCTCGAGGCGGTCCGCACCGACGGCGTGGACCAGCTGCGTGAAGAAGTGTCGGGTGCGGTGCACCGGCTGCCCCGCCCGGCCGTGCTGCTGTGGGCGGAACGCGGCCTGATGGACGAGCCGCAGGGCCTGTACGACGAGCAGAGGCTCGCCTCCGCCGGCCTTGCCTCCCGCCTGGTGCGCACCCAGCTCGTACCTGGCACCAACCACTACACGATCCTCGTCGGCGACGAGGGCGCCCAGGTCGTGGCACACCACCTGCTGGCCGCGGCCGGCATGGCGGGAACCGTTGGACGGAACGGCACACCGTAGCGGTGACCGTGCCGGCTCCTGTCGGGTCCTCCGTGCCGGGGTCGTTCGGCCGTGCAGATGCACGGTTGCCAGCGCACCCGGTGGGCCCTTCAGGTACCCGACAACAGGTGTAGACGCAGGGCGAGTTGGAGTTCCAGCGCCTGTTCGGGAGCGTTCCAGTCGGGTCCGAGCAGCGCCTGGATGCGGTCCAAGCGCTGTACGACGGTGTTCACATGCACGTGCAGCTCCTCCTTCGCCCGGGTCAGGCTGCCACCGCAACCGAAGTAGGCGTGCAGCGTGCGGATCAGCTGGGTGCCGCGCTGGGCGTCGTACTCCAGCAGTGGCCCCAAGGTGCCGGCGATGAAGCCGTCCACGTCGTGGTGGTCACCCAACAGCACGCCGAGGAAGCCGAGTTCGGCCGCGCTGGCCCCTGCCCCGGCGCGGCCGAGCACGTACAGGGCGCGCAGGCAGCGCGAGCCCTCGGCGTGCGCGTCGGTGATGGCCCGCGGCCCGGTCGCCGGACCGGCGCCGGCCACCGTGACCGGAGCGCCGGCAAGCTGGCCGAGCTGTCCGGCGGTGACGCGGGCCGCCTCACCCGGGCCGGTGCCGTCGTACGGCAGCAGTAGCACCACGGCGCCCTCGTGTTCCGCACTGACGCCGCCGCCCCCGAACAGACACCGCGCGGCGGCGTCGGCGAGTCGCTCCCGAGCTGTGGCGTCGGACCGGGCGACGAGCAGGACGTGGGGCCGGTCGAGGTCTATGCCGAGGCGGCGCCCGCGGGCCACCAGCCCGGCCGGGTCGCGGTCGGGTGCGGTGAGCAGATCGGTGAGCAGGTCACCGCGGACGCGGTTCTCGGTCTCCACGACCGAACGGTTCAACAGGAGCAGCAGGGAGGTCACGACGCTGCTGCGCTCGAACAGGCGCCGGTCGG
This region includes:
- a CDS encoding ABC transporter ATP-binding protein, encoding MSSSNTTSPGAAGAAGAGETRTFPVPVLRLRDVGWSVGGATIVDSVSFDVREGEFLAFIGPNGAGKTSLFNLVSGLSPVSRGTIELDGRDVTAEAAYARARRGLGRTFQTSSLWPGMTVADHVGLAAQAADGGSYRVWRRADTYPEQVDRVLARTQLAHRAGTRADALSHGEKRKLELAVLLVGEPRLMLLDEPMAGVSAEEVPALTDLIRSLHKEEGRTVLMVEHHMDVLLDLADRLAVMHHGTLLALDTPQAVVADPAVQQAYLGEEL
- a CDS encoding ABC transporter ATP-binding protein — protein: MNPAPVPLLTVRDLRVVIGGKHILHGVDLEVAASGTTALLGRNGAGKTTTVRGILGLVPRTGSILLAGAETVRLATHTLVRRGIGYAPEDRGVFAALSVAENLRLAERPGAGEPAYDLVHELFPELRRRARQAAGTLSGGQQQMVAIARTLLNGNRMIIADEPTKGLAPKVVTEVTQALERAAEAVPVLLVEQNLAVVRRLARHCVVLADGRTAHRGPAADLLADAAAARRLLGVGSAAKGSADQSVRTAARPAARTTEADF
- a CDS encoding branched-chain amino acid ABC transporter permease, with amino-acid sequence MATVVLLTFTGLGLGALYFLVAAGLSLIFGLMDVLNFAHGALLSVGAYGAWWAASGHLPGAGSGGAGFALAVVFGTAVGTVAAVLLELAVIRPLYTRPREQILATVGVGLAVPALLSAIWGSDARPFPGPKALSGTFGLLGAEVPLDRPVLIGAALVVLTALKLFLGRTRHGLVVRAGVEDRAMVTALGIDVRRAFTLVFAIGGAAAALGGAVGGLYFGSVDPHQGTSLLIFAFVVVVTGGMGSLTGAALASVAVGLVQQFANYYTTAGLGDLAVVVLLAALLLVRPRGLTGRLA
- a CDS encoding branched-chain amino acid ABC transporter permease — protein: MTTATQPRGRARTANNPVATRSERLRRATRWWPALLLVVLLTVPYSALPLPGLLDGPIGSPGNLQLLALCLLFGGLATGYDLLLGRTGLLSFGHALYFAAGTYVTNTVMLEAGLPFAVSALSGLLAGAVLSALLGAVSLRASGIGFSMVTLAFAQAASILVQRDPGGVTGGEEGRAAPADRLPASLVGIEHTANLYWMALAYLVVVLVVVQWAVRSPTGRVWEGIKENERRVEVLGLRPYGFKLVAFVLAGTLAALGGIVYLLLTGGATPQTTTSDFTLSLLVMVVLGGSGTRWGPMIGGILYTWADQRLGDLAGSGAVASLPSVVRVPLSQPLFLLGALFVAVIYLLPGGVARLPARLRTARTSRAADREEVLQP
- a CDS encoding alpha/beta hydrolase yields the protein MSRTSRNEATGHQGAAVAGHEEFQVPVAGGKLAVSRWPAHDPGAPVVLALHGITANGLSWARVAHHLAGRVTLVAPDLRGRGRSGSLPGPYGIAAHADDMAAVVEALGVARVVLTGHSMGAFTAALTAVRHPDLLTGLLLVDGAVGFPVPPGLDPDELITSVIGPAMRRLSMTFPDREAYRAFWQRHPAFVGSWSPWVDAYVQRDLVGEEPELRSSCSLEAVRTDGVDQLREEVSGAVHRLPRPAVLLWAERGLMDEPQGLYDEQRLASAGLASRLVRTQLVPGTNHYTILVGDEGAQVVAHHLLAAAGMAGTVGRNGTP